The following proteins come from a genomic window of Salvia hispanica cultivar TCC Black 2014 chromosome 4, UniMelb_Shisp_WGS_1.0, whole genome shotgun sequence:
- the LOC125219306 gene encoding ribosomal biogenesis protein LAS1L-like: MTGEKARPALLHELLKEEQEPFHLKTHIANKQSQIKALQRKHARFLSLAASPLKSPCKSPVFLHFPSLTQAALRIQKQPRFSLLSSFLKRLNNRNRAITQPNQTQEEGKSLDFEASTSTRVSHEFCLNDDDDECFCSSPFRFSLHHSPSTARLTPEFSSPPASPRRRAKQQAKENSDNVQGDEEEEKEQCSPVSVLDPPFDEDDVCESGRADEEEEEDEYEDEEDYDMDCSYENVQRAKQQLMHRLRRFELLAELDPVELEKKLQVEGSDDEGHVERDGDEPFSPYRQQPGAEPLSADMKRLVSDLIVEEKRQMVQPGGSEVMMGRICNRLDSWKEVEFDTVDMMIGLDFKKELDGWSKHGEQIQETTAEIEVAIYLLLIQELTEELLIS; the protein is encoded by the exons ATGACGGGCGAGAAGGCTCGACCGGCGCTGCTGCATGAGCTGCTGAAAGAGGAGCAAGAGCCCTTCCATCTCAAAACCCACATTGCCAACAAACAATCCCAAATCAAAGCCCTCCAGCGCAAACACGCCCGCTTCCTCTCCCTCGCCGCCTCTCCCCTCAAGAGCCCCTGCAAGTCCCCCGTCTTCCTCCACTTCCCCTCCCTCACCCAGGCCGCTCTCCGCATCCAAAAACAGCCCCGCTTCTCCCTGCTCTCCTCCTTCCTCAAACGCCTCAACAACCGCAACCGCGCCATTACTCAACCAAATCAAACCCAAGAAGAAGGAAAGTCTTTGGATTTCGAGGCGTCCACCAGCACCCGCGTTTCTCACGAGTTTTGTCTcaacgatgatgatgatgagtgTTTCTGCTCCAGTCCCTTTCGATTCTCTCTTCACCACAGCCCCTCCACCGCCCGCCTCACGCCCGAGTTTTCCTCGCCGCCGGCCTCACCCCGCCGCCGCGCAAAGCAACAG GCGAAGGAAAATTCAGACAATGTGCAAGGAGACGAGGAGGAAGAGAAGGAGCAATGCAGTCCGGTATCGGTGTTGGATCCTCCGTTTGATGAGGACGATGTGTGTGAAAGCGGTCGTGCAgatgaggaggaagaagaagatgaatatgaagatgaagaagactATGATATGGATTGCAGCTATGAGAATGTACAGA GGGCCAAGCAGCAGCTTATGCACAGGCTAAGGAGATTTGAATTACTTGCGGAATTAGACCCTGTTGAGCTCGAGAAGAAGCTTCAGGTCGAAGGATCAGATGACGAAGGCCATGTGGAACGAGATGGAGATGAGCCATTTTCACCATACAGACAGCAGCCCGGTGCAGAGCCATTGTCGGCTGACATGAAGAGGCTCGTGTCTGATCTCATAGTCGAGGAGAAGAGGCAGATGGTTCAGCCGGGAGGTAGTGAAGTCATGATGGGGCGAATCTGCAACCGATTGGATTCGTGGAAGGAGGTCGAGTTTGACACCGTAGATATGATGATAGGATTGGATTTCAAGAAAGAATTAGATGGATGGAGTAAGCATGGGGAGCAAATTCAGGAGACAACAGCAGAAATTGAGGTTGCAATATATTTACTGCTAATTCAAGAATTGACAGAGGAATTGTTGATCTCATGA